In the genome of Raphanus sativus cultivar WK10039 chromosome 4, ASM80110v3, whole genome shotgun sequence, one region contains:
- the LOC108853959 gene encoding structural maintenance of chromosomes flexible hinge domain-containing protein GMI1 isoform X2, which produces MSDRRPLKRALVLVDDDEEGDKFYKLKVLLPNGTNVTLTLTNPQPEMSMRSFVDLVKEEYDKTRKGCVLSGKMRKRIDWNLAAESYLDFNGEKIRGIVRLESFDPDFCNILRLDDGSGEAPTMYENMWDLTPDTDMLRELPENYSFETALADLIDNSLQAVWSCSPGNRRLISVDVLEDRISVFDSGPGMDSSKENSIAKWGKIGASIHRSNKSKAIGGKPPYLMPYFGMFGYGGAYACMHLGRRTLVSSKTKQSKKVFTLQLNKEALIDNRSISGKNWKVAGGMRDPLDEEMKLSPHGSFTKVEIFEWKRKIPEIYQLQCRLKDIYFPYIQCDEVSKTGRTLRPVEFQVHGEDLTEIVGGEVATTNLNSKGEEFWFQIRFCVKSKGTSQEANARLKFVYFPIVHGKESIDIIIESLEKEGYKVSESFQTFGRVSVRRLGRLLPEVPWASIPFMERGTIASTLRKCCQRVKCFVDLDAGFVPTPSKTDLASQNLFSVALKNFGIKSKEKDNDVSMVIHREGKSLTYGQVEQSYHEWVLKMHKSYDEEEAVGEDEATVIFDSLDNKALCISPGCQAVRVHMVMKRKGKSWERGQKIRIMKGACSGAHKNDVYATIDYFLIENFEDETGGDARIICRQINFSEEEGCMLSTIKGISKLEIRKSSSFPISIIDSEKCVLLDENEWNRKLVKQKEKDPSRIDLLDEKDCRTLNFNGETTIGASVCAGRTPPQQIVAVVRPASYTSPPKLSKKLDQKHIVKMDGEMVMEVELQGRSRDKNAKPLYSDRCFPTILGGFHGLYVFKLESKFPHLFKQAGTYIFSFSVGNSITCKKKVIVKPSFKVGSWKLGGNQETINVRVGSCLPPLSIICLDEYENQIPFASVPSLQVKLKAGLDFEVPVYKIEANLIDTGILKFKNMLVKTDGLDHIRPHYKATLEICSKDEPFSVSVACEVKPGPLKCVVENNPQALENLLPDSTVENYILEMFDGYNNHVEEGTTVLLCMNGFCIQDSMGLDLKVDSDGCIDLSGILKVTAGYGKPVSLAVMSGKKEIFKKESQVEIRELRLLTELPEYYTAGTNLTNLKFKVADSYGIMDTSINNDEKSNCSHTLSIESTSSSVDSTVRYAFVHGSCKITSLALPETEGVFSFKVFHSRHPELHMNLKIQLTSAQTSERDEIGSFEPNPRIYLTPQSKIGSTSNPWVTPTQQTPSSQSQFRLLSIREMSSAISSQTAPVDMSQLNDYTEVLKAQLNSYSEKILKVDERLKCLEAEHEEAAQELSALQASLEPIGVSFPECLSTKESMMKHIEEKHHNTEASLFCSLYRNSPAPKSQLLSKQGVFGIVALLGSVASTSLSRVLSEYLGEDTMLALVCKSSRLRPDSDLKLQAEAARLERSITSRSHVLCLGLKSPWIGGLVENDPQRKLSMDDPMLTNGDPIPGFQGYAVNMINLAEEDLNIKTNDGHGLRETLFYSLFGKLQVYETKAQAEEALEHINGDGAVSLDGFIAKGNELYTVYRKPEIRFPVTARENEEEKWSNLEEARNRVGRVENEIEEERCSLLKLEKKMDKANERYESATKLSLES; this is translated from the exons ATGAGTGACCGGAGACCGCTCAAGAGAGCACTGGTTCtagttgatgatgatgaagaaggagaTAAGTTTTACAAACTCAAGGTTCTTTTACCAAACGGCACTAACGTGACACTCACGCTCACTAATCCACAACCTGAAATGTCGATGAGGAGTTTCGTCGATCTGGTGAAAGAGGAGTATGACAAAACTCGGAAGGGCTGTGTCTTGTCAGGAAAGATGCGGAAACGGATTGACTGGAATCTGGCTGCTGAATCTTATCTTGACTTTAACGGTGAAAAGATTAGAGGAATAGTTCGACTTGAGAGTTTTGATCCTGATTTCTGCAATATCCTACGTCTTGAT GATGGGTCTGGTGAAGCTCCCACTATGTATGAG AATATGTGGGATTTGACTCCTGATACTGATATGCTTAGAGAACTACCTGAAAATTATAGCTTTGAGACAGCTCTTGCGGATCTTATA GATAATTCTTTGCAAGCTGTGTGGTCTTGTTCCCCTGGAAACAGAAGACTGATTAG TGTGGATGTTCTGGAAGATCGGATTTCAGTCTTTGACTCTGGTCCTGGAATGGACAGTAGCAAAGAGAATTCTATTGCTAAATG GGGGAAAATAGGGGCTTCAATACATAGGTCTAACAAATCCAAAGCTATTGGAGGCAAACCACCATACCTTATG CCATACTTTGGAATGTTTGGATATGGAGGTGCATATGCGTGTATGCATTTGGGAAG GCGGACGTTGGTGTCTTCAAAGACGAAACAGTCCAAGAAAGTATTCACCCTGCAACTCAATAAAGAAGCACTGATTGACAATCGTTCTATATCCGGAAAGAACTGGAAG GTCGCCGGTGGAATGAGGGATCCTTTGGACGAGGAAATGAAGTTATCTCCTCATGGAAGCTTCACAAAG GTTGAGATCTTTGAATGGAAACGCAAGATCCCAGAGATATATCAACTTCAGTGCAGACTTAAGGATATTTATTTTCCTTACATCCAG TGTGATGAAGTCTCTAAAACGGGAAGGACTCTTAGGCCTGTTGAGTTTCAG GTCCATGGAGAGGATTTAACTGAGATAGTGGGTGGAGAGGTTGCCACCACCAACCTAAACTCCAAGGGTGAAGAGTTTTGGTTTCAGATTCGATTCTGCGTAAAAAGCAAAG GAACATCACAAGAGGCAAATGCTCGTCTCAAGTTTGTCTATTTTCCAATCGTCCAT GGGAAAGAAAGCATTGATATAATTATAGAAAGCTTAGAGAAGGAAGGGTACAAAGTTTCTGAAAGTTTCCAAACTTTTGGTCGTGTTTCAGTAAGAAGGCTTGGCCGTCTGCTCCCAGAAGTCCCTTGG GCATCAATTCCGTTCATGGAAAGAGGAACCATAGCCTCTACTCTTCGAAAATGTTGCCAAAGAGTGAAATGTTTTGTCG ATTTGGATGCTGGTTTTGTCCCAACACCCTCAAAA actgATCTTGCAAGCCAAAACCTATTCTCTGTGGCTCTTAAAAACTTTGGTATTAAATCAAAGGAGAAAGATAACG ATGTCAGTATGGTGATTCATAGGGAAGGAAAAAGTCTGACTTATGGGCAAGTGGAGCAGAGTTATCATGAATGGGTTCTTAAGATGCATAAGTCatatgatgaagaagaagcagtaGGTGAAGATGAAGCAACCGTTATTTTTGATTCTTTGGATAATAAAGCTCTTTGCATATCTCCTGGTTGTCAAG CTGTGAGGGTGCACATGGTAATGAAGAGAAAAGGGAAGTCATGGGAACGTGGACAGAAGATCAGGATCATGAAAGGTGCATGTTCAGGAGCTCACAAGAACGATGTATATGCAACCATTGACTACTTCCTTATAGAAAACTTTGAAGATGAAACCGGAG GGGATGCTCGGATTATTTGCAG gcAAATCAATTTCTCTGAGGAAGAGGGATGCATGCTTTCAACCATTAAAGGAATCTCAAAACTTGAAATTCGAAAATCATCATCTTTTCCAATCAGTATAATAGACTCTGAAAAG TGTGTACTTCTAGATGAGAATGAATGGAACAGAAAACTTGTCaagcaaaaagaaaaggatCCATCAAGAATCGATTTGCTGGATGAGAAAGACTGCAGAACATTGAACTTCAATGGG GAAACAACTATTGGTGCATCAGTGTGTGCTGGACGAACTCCACCTCAACAGATTGTTGCAGTTGTTCGACCTGCTAGCTACACATCTCCACCAAAACTGTCCAAAAAGTTGGATCAAAAACATATTGTTAAGATGGATGGAGAGATGGTCATGGAAGTAGAGTTACAAGGCAGATCAAGGGATAAGAATGCAAAACCGTTGTATTCAGATAGATGTTTTCCTACAATCCTTGGAGGGTTTCATGGTCTTTACGTCTTCAAACTTGAGTCCAAGTTCCCACACTTGTTCAAGCAAGCTGGGACTTACATTTTCAGTTTCTCTGTT GGGAATTCAATTACTTGTAAAAAGAAGGTGATAGTTAAGCCATCTTTTAAGGTGGGGAGTTGGAAACTTGGTGGTAATCAGGAGACCATTAATGTTAG GGTGGGATCGTGTCTTCCACCTTTATCTATCATTTGTTTGGATGAGTATGAGAATCAGATACCATTCGCTTCTGTTCCAAGTCTGCAAGTTAAACTGAAAGCCGGTCTAGATTTCGAAGTCCCGGTTTACAAGATTGAGGCCAACCTGATTGATACTGGAATTCTGAAATTCAAG AATATGCTCGTTAAGACTGATGGGTTAGATCACATTAGACCACACTATAAAGCAACCTTAGAGATATGCTCAAAGGATGAACCATTTTCTGTCTCAGTTGCTTGTGAAG TTAAACCTGGGCCTTTGAAGTGTGTTGTCGAGAACAATCCACAGGCTTTGGAAAACTTGCTTCCGGATTCTACTGTTGAGAACTATATCTTGGAG ATGTTCGATGGATATAATAATCATGTTGAAGAAGGTACCACTGTTTTGTTGTGTATGAATGGCTTTTGTATCCAAGACTCGATGGGCTTAGACCTAAAG GTTGATAGCGATGGCTGCATTGATCTATCTGGAATTCTCAAAGTCACAGCAGGCTATGGGAAACCCG TATCACTTGCTGTAATGTCTGGCAAGAAAGAGATCTTCAAGAAAGAGTCTCAAGTTGAGATAAGAGAGCTCAGGCTGTTAACAGAG cTCCCAGAGTACTATACTGCTGGTACAAATCTGACAAACCTCAAGTTTAAAGTGGCGGATTCATATGGTATTATGGATACTAGTATCAACAATGACGAAAAATCCAACTGTTCGCACACCTTGAGCATTGAATCCACTTCAAGCAGCGTTGATAGTACAGTCAGATATGCCTTTGTTCATGGCTcctgcaaaatcacttctctTGCCCTACCTGAGACTGAGGGTGTCTTCTCTTTTAAGGTTTTCCATTCTAGGCACCCAGAGCTTCATATGAACTTAAAG ATTCAGCTAACATCTGCTCAAACTTCTGAAAGAGATGAGATTGGTAGTTTTGAACCCAATCCAAGGATATATCTAACGCCTCAATCAAAGATTGGTTCAACTTCAAATCCATGGGTGACTCCAACTCAACAGACACCATCCTCACAGTCACAGTTTAGACTTTTGTCCATTAGAGAAATGTCATCGGCTATCAGTAGCCAAACTGCACCAGTGGATATGTCACAGTTGAATGATTACACTGAG GTACTAAAAGCGCAGCTCAATAGTTACAGTGAAAAGATATTGAAAGTAGATGAGCGTCTCAAGTGTTTGGAAGCTGAACATGAAGAGGCTGCGCAAGAGTTGAGTGCCTTGCAAG CTTCTCTGGAGCCTATCGGTGTGTCGTTCCCAGAGTGCCTATCAACCAAGGAATCGATGATGAAACACATCGAAGAGAAGCATCATAACACTGAGGCATCGCTGTTCTGTTCTTTATACAGAAATTCTCCTGCTCCGAAGTCTCAGCTTCTGTCAAAGCAAGGAGTGTTTGGCATCGTAGCGCTTCTTGGTTCAGTTGCCTCAACCTCCCTTAGCAG GGTATTGTCTGAGTATTTGGGAGAAGACACTATGCTAGCTTTGGTATGCAAATCTTCGAGACTTAGACCAGACAGTGATCTCAAGCTTCAAGCCGAAGCAGCTAGGCTCGAAAGATCAATTACCAGCCGGTCACATGTTCTATGTCTTGGTTTAAAAAG TCCCTGGATTGGTGGACTTGTGGAGAATGATCCACAGAGGAAACTATCCATGGATGATCCAATGCTAACCAATGGAGATCCCATACCGGGTTTCCAAGGCTATGCAGTGAACATGATCAACCTGGCTGAAGAGGACCTAAACATTAAAACAAATGACGGTCATGGGCTTAGGGAAACGCTGTTCTATAGTCTGTTTGGGAAGTTACAGGTTTATGAGACCAAAGCACAGGCTGAAGAGGCTCTTGAACACATCAATGGTGATGGTGCAGTGTCGTTAGATGGATTTATAGCAAAAGGAAACGAGTTATATACAGTGTACAG GAAACCGGAGATTCGTTTCCCGGTAACAGCAAGGGAAAACGAAGAAGAGAAGTGGAGCAACTTGGAAGAAGCAAGGAACAGAGTGGGAAGGGTTGAAAATGAGATAGAGGAGGAGAGGTGTTCGTTGCTTAAGTTGGAGAAAAAGATGGACAAGGCTAATGAAAGATATGAGAGTGCAACAAAGCTTTCTCTAGAAAGCTAA
- the LOC108853959 gene encoding structural maintenance of chromosomes flexible hinge domain-containing protein GMI1 isoform X3, which translates to MSSRRFVRRALVLDEDDEDDVVYSFTVLLPNSTSVPLTVTNPEREMPMGSFVNLVKEEYEKARKDCLLMTKRTRVDWNLGGKFLLESDGERMKGVVRFAAFKPNSSHIIRLDDGSGVSSTMYENLWDLTPDTDLLKEQPENYTFETALADLIDNSLQAVWSCSPGNRRLISVDVLEDRISVFDSGPGMDSSKENSIAKWGKIGASIHRSNKSKAIGGKPPYLMPYFGMFGYGGAYACMHLGRRTLVSSKTKQSKKVFTLQLNKEALIDNRSISGKNWKVAGGMRDPLDEEMKLSPHGSFTKVEIFEWKRKIPEIYQLQCRLKDIYFPYIQCDEVSKTGRTLRPVEFQVHGEDLTEIVGGEVATTNLNSKGEEFWFQIRFCVKSKGTSQEANARLKFVYFPIVHGKESIDIIIESLEKEGYKVSESFQTFGRVSVRRLGRLLPEVPWASIPFMERGTIASTLRKCCQRVKCFVDLDAGFVPTPSKTDLASQNLFSVALKNFGIKSKEKDNDVSMVIHREGKSLTYGQVEQSYHEWVLKMHKSYDEEEAVGEDEATVIFDSLDNKALCISPGCQAVRVHMVMKRKGKSWERGQKIRIMKGACSGAHKNDVYATIDYFLIENFEDETGGDARIICRQINFSEEEGCMLSTIKGISKLEIRKSSSFPISIIDSEKCVLLDENEWNRKLVKQKEKDPSRIDLLDEKDCRTLNFNGETTIGASVCAGRTPPQQIVAVVRPASYTSPPKLSKKLDQKHIVKMDGEMVMEVELQGRSRDKNAKPLYSDRCFPTILGGFHGLYVFKLESKFPHLFKQAGTYIFSFSVGNSITCKKKVIVKPSFKVGSWKLGGNQETINVRVGSCLPPLSIICLDEYENQIPFASVPSLQVKLKAGLDFEVPVYKIEANLIDTGILKFKNMLVKTDGLDHIRPHYKATLEICSKDEPFSVSVACEVKPGPLKCVVENNPQALENLLPDSTVENYILEMFDGYNNHVEEGTTVLLCMNGFCIQDSMGLDLKVDSDGCIDLSGILKVTAGYGKPVSLAVMSGKKEIFKKESQVEIRELRLLTELPEYYTAGTNLTNLKFKVADSYGIMDTSINNDEKSNCSHTLSIESTSSSVDSTVRYAFVHGSCKITSLALPETEGVFSFKVFHSRHPELHMNLKIQLTSAQTSERDEIGSFEPNPRIYLTPQSKIGSTSNPWVTPTQQTPSSQSQFRLLSIREMSSAISSQTAPVDMSQLNDYTEVLKAQLNSYSEKILKVDERLKCLEAEHEEAAQELSALQASLEPIGVSFPECLSTKESMMKHIEEKHHNTEASLFCSLYRNSPAPKSQLLSKQGVFGIVALLGSVASTSLSRVLSEYLGEDTMLALVCKSSRLRPDSDLKLQAEAARLERSITSRSHVLCLGLKSPWIGGLVENDPQRKLSMDDPMLTNGDPIPGFQGYAVNMINLAEEDLNIKTNDGHGLRETLFYSLFGKLQVYETKAQAEEALEHINGDGAVSLDGFIAKGNELYTVYRKPEIRFPVTARENEEEKWSNLEEARNRVGRVENEIEEERCSLLKLEKKMDKANERYESATKLSLES; encoded by the exons GATAATTCTTTGCAAGCTGTGTGGTCTTGTTCCCCTGGAAACAGAAGACTGATTAG TGTGGATGTTCTGGAAGATCGGATTTCAGTCTTTGACTCTGGTCCTGGAATGGACAGTAGCAAAGAGAATTCTATTGCTAAATG GGGGAAAATAGGGGCTTCAATACATAGGTCTAACAAATCCAAAGCTATTGGAGGCAAACCACCATACCTTATG CCATACTTTGGAATGTTTGGATATGGAGGTGCATATGCGTGTATGCATTTGGGAAG GCGGACGTTGGTGTCTTCAAAGACGAAACAGTCCAAGAAAGTATTCACCCTGCAACTCAATAAAGAAGCACTGATTGACAATCGTTCTATATCCGGAAAGAACTGGAAG GTCGCCGGTGGAATGAGGGATCCTTTGGACGAGGAAATGAAGTTATCTCCTCATGGAAGCTTCACAAAG GTTGAGATCTTTGAATGGAAACGCAAGATCCCAGAGATATATCAACTTCAGTGCAGACTTAAGGATATTTATTTTCCTTACATCCAG TGTGATGAAGTCTCTAAAACGGGAAGGACTCTTAGGCCTGTTGAGTTTCAG GTCCATGGAGAGGATTTAACTGAGATAGTGGGTGGAGAGGTTGCCACCACCAACCTAAACTCCAAGGGTGAAGAGTTTTGGTTTCAGATTCGATTCTGCGTAAAAAGCAAAG GAACATCACAAGAGGCAAATGCTCGTCTCAAGTTTGTCTATTTTCCAATCGTCCAT GGGAAAGAAAGCATTGATATAATTATAGAAAGCTTAGAGAAGGAAGGGTACAAAGTTTCTGAAAGTTTCCAAACTTTTGGTCGTGTTTCAGTAAGAAGGCTTGGCCGTCTGCTCCCAGAAGTCCCTTGG GCATCAATTCCGTTCATGGAAAGAGGAACCATAGCCTCTACTCTTCGAAAATGTTGCCAAAGAGTGAAATGTTTTGTCG ATTTGGATGCTGGTTTTGTCCCAACACCCTCAAAA actgATCTTGCAAGCCAAAACCTATTCTCTGTGGCTCTTAAAAACTTTGGTATTAAATCAAAGGAGAAAGATAACG ATGTCAGTATGGTGATTCATAGGGAAGGAAAAAGTCTGACTTATGGGCAAGTGGAGCAGAGTTATCATGAATGGGTTCTTAAGATGCATAAGTCatatgatgaagaagaagcagtaGGTGAAGATGAAGCAACCGTTATTTTTGATTCTTTGGATAATAAAGCTCTTTGCATATCTCCTGGTTGTCAAG CTGTGAGGGTGCACATGGTAATGAAGAGAAAAGGGAAGTCATGGGAACGTGGACAGAAGATCAGGATCATGAAAGGTGCATGTTCAGGAGCTCACAAGAACGATGTATATGCAACCATTGACTACTTCCTTATAGAAAACTTTGAAGATGAAACCGGAG GGGATGCTCGGATTATTTGCAG gcAAATCAATTTCTCTGAGGAAGAGGGATGCATGCTTTCAACCATTAAAGGAATCTCAAAACTTGAAATTCGAAAATCATCATCTTTTCCAATCAGTATAATAGACTCTGAAAAG TGTGTACTTCTAGATGAGAATGAATGGAACAGAAAACTTGTCaagcaaaaagaaaaggatCCATCAAGAATCGATTTGCTGGATGAGAAAGACTGCAGAACATTGAACTTCAATGGG GAAACAACTATTGGTGCATCAGTGTGTGCTGGACGAACTCCACCTCAACAGATTGTTGCAGTTGTTCGACCTGCTAGCTACACATCTCCACCAAAACTGTCCAAAAAGTTGGATCAAAAACATATTGTTAAGATGGATGGAGAGATGGTCATGGAAGTAGAGTTACAAGGCAGATCAAGGGATAAGAATGCAAAACCGTTGTATTCAGATAGATGTTTTCCTACAATCCTTGGAGGGTTTCATGGTCTTTACGTCTTCAAACTTGAGTCCAAGTTCCCACACTTGTTCAAGCAAGCTGGGACTTACATTTTCAGTTTCTCTGTT GGGAATTCAATTACTTGTAAAAAGAAGGTGATAGTTAAGCCATCTTTTAAGGTGGGGAGTTGGAAACTTGGTGGTAATCAGGAGACCATTAATGTTAG GGTGGGATCGTGTCTTCCACCTTTATCTATCATTTGTTTGGATGAGTATGAGAATCAGATACCATTCGCTTCTGTTCCAAGTCTGCAAGTTAAACTGAAAGCCGGTCTAGATTTCGAAGTCCCGGTTTACAAGATTGAGGCCAACCTGATTGATACTGGAATTCTGAAATTCAAG AATATGCTCGTTAAGACTGATGGGTTAGATCACATTAGACCACACTATAAAGCAACCTTAGAGATATGCTCAAAGGATGAACCATTTTCTGTCTCAGTTGCTTGTGAAG TTAAACCTGGGCCTTTGAAGTGTGTTGTCGAGAACAATCCACAGGCTTTGGAAAACTTGCTTCCGGATTCTACTGTTGAGAACTATATCTTGGAG ATGTTCGATGGATATAATAATCATGTTGAAGAAGGTACCACTGTTTTGTTGTGTATGAATGGCTTTTGTATCCAAGACTCGATGGGCTTAGACCTAAAG GTTGATAGCGATGGCTGCATTGATCTATCTGGAATTCTCAAAGTCACAGCAGGCTATGGGAAACCCG TATCACTTGCTGTAATGTCTGGCAAGAAAGAGATCTTCAAGAAAGAGTCTCAAGTTGAGATAAGAGAGCTCAGGCTGTTAACAGAG cTCCCAGAGTACTATACTGCTGGTACAAATCTGACAAACCTCAAGTTTAAAGTGGCGGATTCATATGGTATTATGGATACTAGTATCAACAATGACGAAAAATCCAACTGTTCGCACACCTTGAGCATTGAATCCACTTCAAGCAGCGTTGATAGTACAGTCAGATATGCCTTTGTTCATGGCTcctgcaaaatcacttctctTGCCCTACCTGAGACTGAGGGTGTCTTCTCTTTTAAGGTTTTCCATTCTAGGCACCCAGAGCTTCATATGAACTTAAAG ATTCAGCTAACATCTGCTCAAACTTCTGAAAGAGATGAGATTGGTAGTTTTGAACCCAATCCAAGGATATATCTAACGCCTCAATCAAAGATTGGTTCAACTTCAAATCCATGGGTGACTCCAACTCAACAGACACCATCCTCACAGTCACAGTTTAGACTTTTGTCCATTAGAGAAATGTCATCGGCTATCAGTAGCCAAACTGCACCAGTGGATATGTCACAGTTGAATGATTACACTGAG GTACTAAAAGCGCAGCTCAATAGTTACAGTGAAAAGATATTGAAAGTAGATGAGCGTCTCAAGTGTTTGGAAGCTGAACATGAAGAGGCTGCGCAAGAGTTGAGTGCCTTGCAAG CTTCTCTGGAGCCTATCGGTGTGTCGTTCCCAGAGTGCCTATCAACCAAGGAATCGATGATGAAACACATCGAAGAGAAGCATCATAACACTGAGGCATCGCTGTTCTGTTCTTTATACAGAAATTCTCCTGCTCCGAAGTCTCAGCTTCTGTCAAAGCAAGGAGTGTTTGGCATCGTAGCGCTTCTTGGTTCAGTTGCCTCAACCTCCCTTAGCAG GGTATTGTCTGAGTATTTGGGAGAAGACACTATGCTAGCTTTGGTATGCAAATCTTCGAGACTTAGACCAGACAGTGATCTCAAGCTTCAAGCCGAAGCAGCTAGGCTCGAAAGATCAATTACCAGCCGGTCACATGTTCTATGTCTTGGTTTAAAAAG TCCCTGGATTGGTGGACTTGTGGAGAATGATCCACAGAGGAAACTATCCATGGATGATCCAATGCTAACCAATGGAGATCCCATACCGGGTTTCCAAGGCTATGCAGTGAACATGATCAACCTGGCTGAAGAGGACCTAAACATTAAAACAAATGACGGTCATGGGCTTAGGGAAACGCTGTTCTATAGTCTGTTTGGGAAGTTACAGGTTTATGAGACCAAAGCACAGGCTGAAGAGGCTCTTGAACACATCAATGGTGATGGTGCAGTGTCGTTAGATGGATTTATAGCAAAAGGAAACGAGTTATATACAGTGTACAG GAAACCGGAGATTCGTTTCCCGGTAACAGCAAGGGAAAACGAAGAAGAGAAGTGGAGCAACTTGGAAGAAGCAAGGAACAGAGTGGGAAGGGTTGAAAATGAGATAGAGGAGGAGAGGTGTTCGTTGCTTAAGTTGGAGAAAAAGATGGACAAGGCTAATGAAAGATATGAGAGTGCAACAAAGCTTTCTCTAGAAAGCTAA
- the LOC108853958 gene encoding calcineurin B-like protein 4, producing the protein MGCAPSKKKTNALRPPGYEDPDLLASVTPFTVEEVEALYELFKKLSSSIIDDGLIHKEEFQLALFRNRNRKNLFADRIFDVFDVKRNGVIEFGEFVRSLGVFHPSAPVHEKIKFAFKLYDLRQTGFIEREELKEMVIALLHESELVLSEDLIEVMVDKAFIEADRKKDGKIDIDEWKDFVSKNPSLIKNMTLPYLKDIHGTFPSFISSCEDEEMELQNLYF; encoded by the exons ATGGGGTGCGCTCCGTCGAAGAAGAAGACCAATGCACTACGACCGCCAGGATATGAGGATCCTGACCTCCTTGCCTCCGTTACGCCAT TTACGGTGGAAGAAGTGGAAGCCCTGTATGAACTCTTCAAGAAGCTAAGCAGCTCGATTATCGACGACGGTCTTATCCATAAG GAAGAGTTTCAGCTGGCGTTATTCAGAAATAGGAACCGGAAGAACCTTTTTGCTGATCGG ATATTTGATGTATTTGATGTGAAGCGAAATGGAGTTATCGAGTTTGGAGAATTTGTCAGGTCTTTAGGCGTCTTCCATCCAAGTGCACCTGTCCACGagaaaataaaat TTGCTTTCAAATTGTATGATTTACGGCAAACTGGATTCATCGAGCGAGAAGAA TTAAAAGAGATGGTAATCGCGCTTCTTCACGAATCTGAGCTTGTTCTTTCCGAAGATCTGATAGAAGTAATGGTGGATAAG GCGTTTATTGAAGCAGATCGCAAGAAGGACGGGAAAATTGATATAGATGAATGGAAAGATTTTGTGTCCAAGAATCCATCGCTCATCAAGAACATGACTTTACCGTATCTAAA GGACATACACGGAACGTTTCCAAGTTTCATTTCATCTTGTGAGGACGAAGAAATGGAGTTGCAAAACCTATACTTCTAA